DNA sequence from the Piliocolobus tephrosceles isolate RC106 unplaced genomic scaffold, ASM277652v3 unscaffolded_30064, whole genome shotgun sequence genome:
NNNNNNNNNNTTTTTTATGCAGTTCATACATGTTCTTAGCAAATTCCATGTCAACAGCCACTTCATCTTCTGACTCACTGTGTGGCACTGAAAAGCAATTGGTAACCTCCACTGAGTGCTTGTCGATAGTTCCCAACAGGGTCCCGATAACTCGGGCAGCACCCTCATTGCGTCTCTCGTAGCTGTCCACAACGGAGGCCAAAATGACTGGGTGCAGCCTGACCACGCGGCCGCCCGGGAAGGCCCTGGGAGAGCAGGACCACGCAGAGCGGGCGCTGGGGTCTGCGCTGGAGCTTGCGCTGAGGCCGGGGTCTGGCCAGGAGCGGCAGTTGTAGCCGCTGCTGCCGCAGGGTCTGAGGATGCGGCTGGAGCCGCAGCGGGAACCGGAGCCGCAGCCGGTGCTGGCGTTGGCGCTGGGACTGAGGCGGAGGCCGATGCTGGTGCCGCCACAGGGGCTGCGGCTAGCGTGGCCGGAGGAGCACTTGCTGATACCACCGGTGTGGCCATCTTGTCGagaaagaaggaggcaggagcGGAAATGATCATGTGTGTTTTTACAGCTATCATTTGTTATCCAAACTTTTACTATCATGTTCAATAATTGAATAAAATCAGATAACTTTTTAGGTGAGTCCCTGTCTATATAAACTCTTGCTATTCATACTGGAGCTACATTCATTTGGATAGTGCTCTCCCTCCTGAGTCAAGCTCGGTGCTTGACTCTCCCTATCCAAATCAGAAGCCAAATAGACTTGGAAGGTTCTGGCAGTCAGTGTACACAAAACACGCACCAAGCTTTTTGTTTAGCCATCTCTAGTTATCTCCAGTGGGTGTAATAATGAGAGATGTTTACTTTTCAAATACATTGCTGCTGTGGTGTTTTAAGTTTTACAAGCATGTTTACAtaactaatttttataaaatacaccTGTTGCTGGATACTGTTTGTCCCTATCTTGATAACCATCACCCAGATTTGCAAAGGAGGCCTtgctcaaatatttggaaactaatgCCCTCAGAGAGATGCCCACAAGCCTTGTTCCTCTCGTTCCTGTTTAAAGATTGTGATGTCATTGGATCTTTCCCTAGGGTGGCCCCTGGTTTGCCAGGCTGGACACTCATGTGTTGAAGATGCATCGACTGGCATACTGCATAAATGTTTTAGATTTTACTGTGAAGCAAACAATTCACTCCTCAGACCCTCAGTCACCCAAGTTCACATCTCGACTTGAGGTTCAGCTTCTCCGGTCCTAACTGGGACTTATCTGACCCTGACAGGGGATAA
Encoded proteins:
- the LOC113222251 gene encoding eukaryotic translation initiation factor 3 subunit F-like; protein product: MIVKVWITNDSCKNTHDHFRSCLLLSRQDGHTGGISKCSSGHASRSPCGGTSIGLRLSPSANASTGCGSGSRCGSSRILRPCGSSGYNCRSWPDPGLSASSSADPSARSAWSCSPRAFPGGRVVRLHPVILASVVDSYERRNEGAARVIGTLLGTIDKHSVEVTNCFSVPHSESEDEVAVDMEFAKNMYELH